The following coding sequences are from one Synechococcus sp. HK05 window:
- a CDS encoding MGMT family protein, translating to MVAQIPAGQLATYGQIAELIGAYGCARQVGWALRRLALPSEVPWHRVVNAQGRISMSLSREGSDWMQRELLLAEGIPVDEQGRLPLARYRWIPPGASCGATSDPLPC from the coding sequence GTGGTGGCCCAGATCCCAGCGGGTCAGCTCGCCACCTACGGCCAGATCGCCGAGCTCATCGGCGCCTACGGCTGTGCCCGCCAGGTGGGCTGGGCGCTGCGCCGTCTCGCCCTGCCCTCGGAGGTGCCTTGGCATCGGGTAGTGAATGCCCAGGGCCGCATCAGCATGAGCCTCAGCCGCGAAGGCTCCGACTGGATGCAGCGGGAGCTGCTGCTCGCCGAGGGCATCCCGGTGGATGAGCAGGGGCGGCTGCCATTGGCCCGTTATCGCTGGATCCCCCCGGGCGCTAGTTGTGGAGCAACATCGGACCCGTTGCCCTGTTGA
- a CDS encoding response regulator transcription factor, producing the protein MASVSAGGQNTSVLLADDDPRLRQFLELELEEEGYAVRSFSDGIGALTEIRQQPPDLVILDWMLPDLSGVEVCQRLRSTGLLLPVLMLTGRDAVADRVQALDAGADDYLVKPFSIEELLARLRALARRSPAAGGGQTQSEVLQLEDLQLDLASHEVSRGGVPVQLSRTEFQLLQCLMAGAGRVQSRESLLERVWGESFVGDANVLDVYVRYLRRKLEPPGQPTLIQTVRGVGFLLKAGAIKEPAA; encoded by the coding sequence ATGGCATCCGTCAGCGCGGGCGGCCAGAACACCAGCGTGCTGCTGGCCGACGACGACCCCCGCCTGCGCCAGTTTCTCGAGCTGGAGCTGGAGGAGGAGGGCTATGCGGTGCGCAGTTTCAGCGATGGGATTGGCGCCCTCACCGAGATCCGCCAACAACCGCCCGACCTGGTGATCCTCGATTGGATGCTGCCGGACCTCAGCGGCGTGGAAGTGTGCCAGCGCCTGCGCTCCACCGGCCTACTTCTACCCGTGCTGATGCTCACCGGCCGCGATGCGGTGGCCGATCGGGTGCAGGCCCTCGATGCCGGCGCTGACGACTACCTGGTGAAGCCGTTTTCAATCGAGGAGCTCCTGGCGCGGCTGCGGGCCCTGGCACGGCGGAGCCCTGCGGCCGGTGGCGGACAGACACAGAGCGAGGTGCTGCAACTGGAGGATCTGCAGCTCGATCTGGCCAGCCATGAAGTGAGCCGCGGCGGTGTTCCCGTGCAGCTCAGCCGCACCGAATTTCAGCTGCTGCAGTGCCTGATGGCAGGAGCGGGGCGGGTGCAGAGCCGCGAGAGCCTGCTGGAGCGCGTGTGGGGCGAAAGCTTCGTGGGAGATGCCAATGTGCTCGACGTGTATGTGCGCTACCTGCGCCGCAAGCTCGAGCCCCCCGGCCAGCCCACCTTGATCCAAACGGTGCGGGGTGTGGGCTTTCTGCTCAAGGCCGGTGCCATCAAGGAGCCTGCCGCATGA
- a CDS encoding response regulator, producing the protein MSAPVVAVVDDDARIRELLAAELDDLGAEVLRCRDGQELLAHGQLDRVELVLLDWMMPGLDGAATLAALQEQQFRGQVVVVTALCDPEVQRIAASAGASTTLLKTEALEQLPALLRGTGEGQGPPD; encoded by the coding sequence ATGAGCGCTCCTGTGGTGGCCGTGGTGGATGACGACGCCCGCATCCGCGAGCTGCTGGCCGCCGAACTGGACGACCTCGGCGCTGAGGTGTTGCGTTGCCGCGATGGCCAGGAGCTGCTGGCCCATGGGCAGCTCGATCGGGTGGAGCTGGTGCTGCTCGATTGGATGATGCCGGGGCTCGATGGCGCCGCCACCTTGGCGGCGCTCCAGGAGCAGCAGTTCCGCGGCCAGGTGGTGGTGGTCACGGCCCTGTGCGACCCCGAGGTGCAACGCATCGCCGCCTCAGCCGGCGCCAGCACCACCCTGCTCAAAACAGAAGCGCTCGAGCAGCTGCCGGCGCTGCTCAGGGGAACTGGCGAAGGCCAGGGTCCACCTGATTGA
- the trmH gene encoding tRNA (guanosine(18)-2'-O)-methyltransferase TrmH, whose amino-acid sequence MPLLPRRFERLQTVLNRRMGDLTVVLEAVDKPHNLSAILRTCDAVGVLEAHVVSLPGRPRTFNKTAKGSQKWVPLHPHPSIEECLSGLKAKGFRIYGTHLSVDARDYRDCDFTGPSCFLMGAEKWGMSDEALAMVDQPLFIPMTGMVQSLNVSVAAATLLFEALRQRERAGLVPSQGEGVPGGEEAYRKLLFEWAYPQVADWCRRQGRPYPPLTEEGEIAEQLPRTLKLRY is encoded by the coding sequence ATGCCCCTGCTGCCCCGCCGCTTTGAGCGCCTGCAGACCGTGCTCAACCGCCGCATGGGCGATCTCACCGTGGTGCTGGAAGCGGTGGACAAGCCCCACAACCTCTCAGCCATCCTGCGCACCTGCGATGCCGTGGGGGTGCTGGAGGCCCACGTGGTGAGCCTGCCGGGCCGGCCGCGCACCTTCAACAAAACCGCCAAGGGCAGCCAGAAGTGGGTACCGCTGCATCCGCACCCGAGCATCGAGGAGTGCCTGAGCGGCCTCAAGGCCAAGGGCTTCCGCATCTATGGCACCCACCTGAGCGTGGATGCGCGCGACTACCGCGACTGCGACTTCACCGGCCCCAGCTGCTTCCTGATGGGCGCCGAGAAATGGGGCATGAGCGATGAGGCGCTGGCGATGGTGGATCAGCCGCTGTTCATCCCGATGACCGGGATGGTGCAGAGCCTCAATGTGAGCGTGGCGGCCGCCACGTTGCTGTTTGAAGCGTTGCGTCAGCGAGAGCGGGCGGGGCTGGTACCGAGCCAGGGAGAAGGCGTGCCCGGCGGTGAGGAGGCCTACCGCAAGCTCTTGTTCGAGTGGGCCTACCCGCAGGTGGCCGATTGGTGCCGGCGACAAGGCCGGCCATACCCGCCGCTCACCGAAGAGGGAGAAATCGCGGAGCAGCTGCCACGCACCTTGAAGCTGCGTTACTGA
- a CDS encoding alpha/beta hydrolase — MPQRLSRWLGSLAACLGLTAGSAASAAETIVFQFGEFSRDVSVPSLVAFTETGTVKEDLRSYLKLLDPPARQSLRTALKQRVPVNAVMASNFLSTALGERVLEQVVKVIDQPPAIAGPALSSAFILGSGREGDLRLIDVLQAYPTQTLPVNAAAVLSLTRSLSQQFNLQNRLFPQIASINGTPAPGPDLSSLARGGSTAYSTTPFSFPGRDGTTITAVAYLPATATAENPAPLVAIAPGLNTNMNALLYVGQQLASHGYAVAALNFPFTSATAIEAAIEGTGAVPPPNAWYGQPGTVSQLVDQVQQRWGARVNTEAVGVLGQSLGGYTATALAGAELDWDYLVKGCSALNDPTKVVLNPAVVWQCDAPGQVVKQRSFRDPRVKAAVAVNPVTNPIFSPASLKAIAAPVLFVSGTNDVFAPPVSQQLIPFTSIEQPGSLLALQHNGTHLSFLNGTSKLPEFVIGPDQPLARQELRGMAQAFFDRHLRDQASAQPLAAPTATSGVLSGSAPLRLLITPSFSREELNQVDPGLRQFP, encoded by the coding sequence ATGCCGCAACGCCTCAGCCGTTGGCTTGGATCCTTGGCTGCCTGCCTGGGGCTCACCGCCGGCAGTGCCGCCTCGGCCGCCGAAACGATTGTGTTCCAGTTCGGGGAGTTTTCCCGCGATGTGTCGGTGCCGTCGCTGGTGGCCTTCACCGAAACCGGCACGGTGAAGGAGGACCTGCGTTCCTATCTGAAGCTGCTCGATCCCCCCGCGCGCCAATCCCTGCGCACCGCCTTGAAGCAGCGCGTGCCGGTGAATGCGGTGATGGCCTCCAACTTCCTCAGCACCGCGCTCGGGGAGCGTGTGCTCGAGCAAGTGGTGAAGGTGATCGATCAGCCGCCCGCCATCGCCGGTCCGGCGCTCTCCTCGGCATTCATCCTCGGCTCCGGCCGTGAGGGTGATCTGCGCCTGATCGATGTGTTGCAGGCCTACCCCACCCAAACCCTGCCGGTGAATGCGGCGGCGGTGCTCTCGCTCACCCGCTCGCTATCGCAGCAGTTCAACCTGCAAAACCGCCTGTTCCCGCAGATCGCTTCGATCAACGGCACCCCGGCTCCGGGGCCGGATCTCAGCTCTTTGGCCCGTGGGGGCAGCACTGCTTACAGCACCACGCCCTTCAGCTTTCCCGGGCGTGACGGCACGACGATCACCGCCGTGGCCTACCTGCCCGCCACCGCCACGGCGGAGAACCCGGCGCCCCTAGTGGCGATCGCCCCCGGCTTGAACACCAACATGAACGCCCTGCTCTATGTAGGGCAGCAGTTGGCCAGCCATGGCTATGCGGTGGCGGCGCTCAACTTTCCCTTCACCAGCGCCACGGCGATCGAGGCTGCAATCGAGGGCACCGGTGCGGTTCCACCGCCGAACGCCTGGTACGGCCAGCCCGGCACGGTGAGCCAACTGGTCGATCAGGTGCAGCAGCGCTGGGGGGCGCGGGTGAACACCGAGGCGGTGGGGGTGCTCGGTCAGTCGCTCGGGGGCTACACGGCCACGGCCCTGGCCGGCGCCGAGCTCGATTGGGACTACCTCGTGAAGGGCTGCAGCGCCCTCAACGACCCTACCAAGGTGGTGCTCAACCCGGCGGTGGTGTGGCAGTGCGATGCCCCCGGCCAGGTGGTGAAGCAACGCAGCTTCCGCGATCCGCGCGTCAAGGCCGCCGTGGCGGTGAACCCCGTCACCAATCCGATCTTCAGCCCGGCCTCGCTCAAGGCGATTGCGGCGCCGGTGCTGTTCGTGTCTGGCACCAACGACGTGTTCGCGCCGCCGGTGTCGCAGCAGTTGATCCCGTTCACCTCGATCGAGCAGCCGGGATCGCTGCTGGCGTTGCAGCACAACGGCACGCACCTGTCGTTTCTCAACGGCACCTCCAAGCTGCCGGAGTTTGTGATCGGCCCTGATCAGCCGTTGGCGCGGCAGGAGCTGCGGGGCATGGCGCAGGCCTTCTTCGATCGTCACCTGCGCGACCAGGCTTCGGCCCAGCCCCTGGCTGCGCCGACCGCCACCAGTGGTGTGCTCAGCGGCAGCGCGCCGCTGCGGCTCTTGATCACGCCGAGTTTCAGCCGCGAGGAGCTCAATCAGGTGGACCCTGGCCTTCGCCAGTTCCCCTGA
- a CDS encoding ABC transporter permease, producing the protein MARWGVVIVIVYLLIALLTPLFTHLGLLPDVNAGLDNPIYAPPSWQHWCGTDRLGRDVCSRTLAGSGVALQVVAVALVSALVIGVPLGMVSGYLGGWLDRGLVLLMDTLYTLPVLLLSVVLAFLLGKGLPNAAAALCVVYVPQYFRVVRNQTAQVKAELFVEAARSLGAGPLWILRRYLFRNVITSVPVLLTLNAADAVLVLGGLGFLGLGLPETVPEWGSDLQQALSALPTGIWWTALYPGVAMFVLVLGLSFLGEGLESWLSGSGSSGRSQS; encoded by the coding sequence ATGGCGCGCTGGGGTGTGGTGATCGTGATCGTGTATCTGCTGATCGCTTTGCTTACACCGCTGTTCACGCACCTCGGCCTGCTGCCGGATGTGAACGCAGGCCTGGATAACCCCATCTATGCACCCCCCTCCTGGCAGCACTGGTGCGGCACCGATCGGCTGGGCCGTGATGTGTGCAGCCGCACCCTCGCCGGCAGCGGTGTGGCCCTGCAGGTGGTGGCGGTGGCGCTGGTGTCAGCCCTGGTGATTGGTGTGCCGCTCGGGATGGTGAGCGGCTATCTGGGTGGTTGGCTCGATCGCGGCTTGGTGCTGCTGATGGACACGCTTTACACGCTGCCTGTTCTGCTGCTTTCGGTGGTGCTCGCCTTCCTGCTCGGTAAAGGGCTGCCGAACGCGGCCGCTGCGCTCTGCGTGGTTTACGTGCCCCAATACTTCCGGGTGGTGCGCAACCAAACGGCGCAGGTGAAGGCCGAGTTGTTTGTGGAGGCGGCTCGTTCCCTTGGTGCCGGCCCTCTCTGGATCCTGCGCCGCTATCTGTTCCGCAATGTGATCACCTCGGTGCCGGTGTTGCTCACCCTCAATGCTGCCGATGCAGTGCTCGTGCTTGGAGGCCTCGGTTTTCTGGGGCTAGGCCTCCCGGAAACCGTGCCCGAATGGGGCAGCGATCTGCAGCAGGCCCTCAGTGCTTTGCCCACCGGCATCTGGTGGACGGCGCTCTACCCCGGGGTGGCGATGTTTGTGCTGGTGCTGGGGCTCTCGTTCTTGGGTGAAGGCCTGGAGAGCTGGCTCAGCGGCAGTGGCAGCAGTGGGCGTTCGCAGAGCTGA